A region of Anolis sagrei isolate rAnoSag1 chromosome 2, rAnoSag1.mat, whole genome shotgun sequence DNA encodes the following proteins:
- the TJP2 gene encoding tight junction protein ZO-2 isoform X2 — MLHPEAGGSFFQRCIERGRMKYKKYITILEAAIGITPLNKRELLPVVRHANLWQHPGEPPTIPPSPCEWDWEHSYRSSPRRNTGNRLRILKRVRSHQAPGMEELIWEQYTVTLQKDSKRGFGIAVSGGRDNPHFENGETSIVVSDVLAGGPADGLLQENDRVVMVNGTPMENVPHSFAVQQLRKSGKVAVIVVKRPCKVQLPAVQRSPSLDYDYRTFDVMDDRADLDGRSAKSGYSERSWRSGNGGRSQSWGDSLDQGYRTARDRGRSHSRERGYSRDRSRGRSMDRERSMDREYQRPRSRGRSVDRDDMYDHGYGGRSLPRDYNWQVRPDPPYEKQAKSRSRDRLNSRGSSPELHRHYEYGPPQEANGPVNVLLTKSRSNEEYGLRLGSQIFIKEMTSTGLATKDGNLHEGDIILKINGTVTENMSLSDARKLIEKSRGKLQLVVLRDRKQTLINIPSMHDSDSEIEDISEIESNRSCSPQDDRRLHHSDLDSHSSNERLKEKPSAKEETSNRLSRMGAMPTPFRSTGDISATLIPEAKSEVKYQDDLPVVQPKAAPRTFLQPSPEDLAIYGPGTKMVKFKKGDSVGIRLAGGNDVGIFVAGIQEGTSAEQEGLQEGDQILKVNTQDFRGIVREDAVLYLLEIPKGDIVTILAQSRYDVYRDIMACGRGDSFFIRTHFECDKETPQSLAFIRGEVFRVVDTLYDGKLGHWLAVRIESELEKGLIPNRSRAEQMASVQNAQRDGSSDRADFWRMRGQRSGMKKNLKKSREDLTAIASVSTKFPAYERVMLREAGFRRPVVIFGPIADIAMEKLCNELPDLYQAAKTEPKDAGSEKSTGVVRLNTVRQIIEQDKHALLDVTPKAVDLLNYTQWFPIVVFFNPDSRQGVKIMRQRLIPTSNKSSRKLYDQANKLKKTCAHLFTATIDLHSANDSWYGSLKDSIQQQQSEAVWVSEGKLEGMDDDIEDRMSYLTAMGADYLSCDSRLISDMEDTDGEGGAYTDNELDESSYEPRVSSISRSSEPVQHEESLRRPSPEPRTQMRRAGSREVLRDPSPPPAFKPEPPKGKLSNKEDPYDVPKNYEPRTNSPSGLSTEASGIPAKATPPPIAVKPAFGRPILKSSQPVIQSTESEEKIEESVDNGENTPKSVLGKVKIFEKMDHKVEIAQRHPDIYAVPIKTQKQEQNWSQTVSSRPPEPQKPPARPYLDKQGSYGSDAEEEDYRRQLADKSKRGYYGPPARYRDTEL, encoded by the exons gaCTCCAAGCGAGGGTTTGGGATTGCAGTCTCTGGTGGCAGAGATAACCCCCATTTTGAAAATGGTGAAACATCCATAGTTGTTTCagatgtccttgcaggcggcccaGCAGATGGATTGCTTCA AGAGAATGACAGAGTGGTGATGGTTAACGGTACACCCATGGAAAATGTACCCCATTCTTTCGCTGTGCAACAgttaaggaaaagtgggaaagtggCTGTCATT GTAGTGAAGCGGCCATGTAAAGTGCAGCTTCCAGCCGTTCAAAGGAGTCCCTCTCTTGACTACGATTATAGAACCTTTGATGTCATGGATGACCGTGCAGACCTGGATGGTAGAAGTGCAAAGAGTGGCTACAGTGAAAGGAGCTGGCGTAGTGGAAATGGAGGCCGCAGCCAGAGCTGGGGAGATAGCCTTGATCAGGGCTACAGAACTGCTAGGGATAGGGGACGCAGCCACAGCAGGGAGCGTGGCTACAGTCGGGATCGGAGTCGAGGCCGGAGCATGGATAGAGAGAGAAGTATGGACCGTGAATACCAAAGACCCCGAAGCAGAGGCAGGAGCGTTGACCGTGATGATATGTACGACCACGGTTATGGTGGTAGGAGCTTGCCAAGAGATTATAATTGGCAAGTTCGTCCTGACCCTCCATATGAGAAACAAGCAAAAAGCAGGAGCAGAGACAGGCTTAATTCCCGGGGTTCCTCTCCTGAATTGCACCGGCACTACGAGTATGGACCACCACAGGAAGCAAATGGGCCAGTTAATGTTCTCCTCACCAAAAGTAGATCAAACGAAG AATATGGTCTTCGGCTTGGAAGTCAGATTTTCATCAAAGAAATGACCAGTACTGGACTGGCAACAAAAGATGGCAATTTGCACGAAGGGGACATCATTCTCAAA ATCAATGGTACCGTGACAGAAAACATGTCGCTATCTGATGCTAGAAAACTGATTGAAAAATCAAGAGGAAAACTCCAGTTGGTTGTTTTGAGGGACAGAAAACAAACCCTGATCAACATTCCTTCCATGCATGACAGTGACTCAGAAATAGAAG ATATTTCAGAAATAGAGTCAAACCGGTCTTGCTCCCCTCAGGATGACAGACGACTGCATCATTCGGATTTGGATTCCCATTCTTCCAATGAAAGGCTAAAGGAAAAGCCAAG tgcAAAAGAAGAAACATCCAATAGGCTGTCCAGAATGGGAGCCATGCCCACCCCTTTCAGGTCAACTGGTGATATTAGTGCTACTTTAATTCCAGAGGCAAAGAGTGAAGTGAAATATCAAGATGATCTTCCAG TTGTTCAACCAAAAGCAGCTCCAAGAACATTCCTTCAGCCAAGTCCTGAAGACCTAGCAATATATGG CCCTGGTACAAAGATGGTGAAGTTCAAGAAGGGCGACAGTGTGGGTATCCGGCTGGCTGGTGGGAATGACGTAGGGATATTTGTTGCTGGAATTCAAGAAGGCACCTCAGCAGAACAAGAGGGTCTCCAAGAGGGGGATCAGATTCTTAAG GTAAACACTCAAGATTTCAGAGGTATTGTTCGAGAGGATGCTGTTCTATACCTGTTGGAAATTCCTAAAGGTGATATTGTAACAATTCTGGCCCAAAGCAGATATGATG TTTATAGAGACATAATGGCCTGTGGCAGAGGAGATTCTTTCTTCATAAGGACTCACTTTGAATGTGACAAGGAGACACCACAGAGCTTGGCCTTCATCAGAGGAGAAGTCTTCAGAGTTGTTGATACATTATATGATGGAAAACTCGGACACTGGCTGGCTGTGAGAATTGAGAGTGAATTGGAAAAGGGCCTGATTCCAAATAGAAGCAG GGCTGAACAGATGGCCAGCGTTCAGAACGCTCAGAGGGATGGCTCGAGTGACAGGGCAGACTTCTGGCGGATGCGTGGCCAGCGATCTGGAATGAAGAAGAATTTAAAGAAAAGCCGTGAAGATTTGACAGCAATTGCATCTGTGAGCACTAAATTTCCAGCCTATGAGCGTGTTATGCTCCGGGAGG CTGGCTTTAGAAGGCCTGTGGTGATTTTTGGGCCCATAGCAGATATAGCAATGGAGAAGTTATGCAATGAGCTACCTGACCTTTATCAAGCTGCCA AAACAGAACCTAAAGATGCCGGTTCAGAGAAGTCCACTGGTGTGGTGCGTTTAAATACTGTGAGGCAAATTATTGAACAG GACAAACATGCTTTGTTGGATGTAACACCCAAAGCTGTGGATTTGTTAAACTacacacagtggttcccaattgtAGTGTTTTTCAACCCTGACAGCAGGCAGGGTGTGAAAATCATGCGGCAAAGGCTAATTCCCACATCCAACAAGAGTTCACGGAAATTATATGACCAAGCAAATAAATTGAAAAAGACTTGTGCACATCTTTTTACAG CTACAATTGATCTACATTCAGCCAATGATAGCTGGTATGGCAGTCTCAAAGATTCTATCCAGCAACAGCAAAGTGAAGCAGTGTGGGTTTCAGAAGGAAAG CTGGAAGGAATGGATGATGACATTGAGGATCGTATGTCATACTTAACAGCAATGGGTGCTGACTATCTGAGCTGTGACAGCCGACTGATCAGTGACATGGAAGACACTGATGGAGAAGGCGGGGCCTATACAGACAATGAGCTTGACGAGTCATCCTATGAGCCCAGAGTCTCCTCCATTAGTCGGTCCTCTGAACCTGTGCAGCATGAAGAG AGTTTAAGAAGACCCAGCCCTGAACCAAGAACACAGATGAGAAGAGCTGGTAGCAGGGAAGTTTTGAGAGATCCCAGCCCACCTCCAGCATTCAAGCCTGAACCCCCAAAG GGTAAACTGTCGAACAAAGAAGATCCATACGATGTCCCTAAGAATTATGAACCCAGAACAAACAGCCCCAGTGGTCTTAGCACAGAAGCATCTGGAATACCGGCTAAAGCAACTCCTCCACCTATAGCCGTCAAGCCTGCTTTTGGACGTCCCATATTAAAATCCTCTCAGCCAGTCATTCAGTCAACAGAATCGGAAGAGAAAATTGAGGAGAGTGTAGACAATGGGGAGAACACACCGAAATCTGTGTTGGGGAAAGTTAAAATATTTGAGAAGATGGACCATAAG gtAGAAATAGCTCAAAGACACCCAGACATTTATGCTGTCCCAATCAAAACACAGAAACAGGAGCAGAACTGGTCCCAGACCGTCAG ttCCAGGCCTCCAGAACCACAGAAACCACCCGCTAGACCTTACCTAGATAAACAAGGAAGTTATGGCAGTGATGCAGAAGAGGAAGACTATCGCCGGCAATTAGCTGATAAGTCTAAACGTGGATACTATGGACCACCAGCTAGATACAGGGATACAGAATTGTAG
- the TJP2 gene encoding tight junction protein ZO-2 isoform X8 has protein sequence MEELIWEQYTVTLQKDSKRGFGIAVSGGRDNPHFENGETSIVVSDVLAGGPADGLLQENDRVVMVNGTPMENVPHSFAVQQLRKSGKVAVIVVKRPCKVQLPAVQRSPSLDYDYRTFDVMDDRADLDGRSAKSGYSERSWRSGNGGRSQSWGDSLDQGYRTARDRGRSHSRERGYSRDRSRGRSMDRERSMDREYQRPRSRGRSVDRDDMYDHGYGGRSLPRDYNWQVRPDPPYEKQAKSRSRDRLNSRGSSPELHRHYEYGPPQEANGPVNVLLTKSRSNEEYGLRLGSQIFIKEMTSTGLATKDGNLHEGDIILKINGTVTENMSLSDARKLIEKSRGKLQLVVLRDRKQTLINIPSMHDSDSEIEDISEIESNRSCSPQDDRRLHHSDLDSHSSNERLKEKPSAKEETSNRLSRMGAMPTPFRSTGDISATLIPEAKSEVKYQDDLPVVQPKAAPRTFLQPSPEDLAIYGPGTKMVKFKKGDSVGIRLAGGNDVGIFVAGIQEGTSAEQEGLQEGDQILKVNTQDFRGIVREDAVLYLLEIPKGDIVTILAQSRYDVYRDIMACGRGDSFFIRTHFECDKETPQSLAFIRGEVFRVVDTLYDGKLGHWLAVRIESELEKGLIPNRSRAEQMASVQNAQRDGSSDRADFWRMRGQRSGMKKNLKKSREDLTAIASVSTKFPAYERVMLREAGFRRPVVIFGPIADIAMEKLCNELPDLYQAAKTEPKDAGSEKSTGVVRLNTVRQIIEQDKHALLDVTPKAVDLLNYTQWFPIVVFFNPDSRQGVKIMRQRLIPTSNKSSRKLYDQANKLKKTCAHLFTATIDLHSANDSWYGSLKDSIQQQQSEAVWVSEGKLEGMDDDIEDRMSYLTAMGADYLSCDSRLISDMEDTDGEGGAYTDNELDESSYEPRVSSISRSSEPVQHEESLRRPSPEPRTQMRRAGSREVLRDPSPPPAFKPEPPKGKLSNKEDPYDVPKNYEPRTNSPSGLSTEASGIPAKATPPPIAVKPAFGRPILKSSQPVIQSTESEEKIEESVDNGENTPKSVLGKVKIFEKMDHKARLQRMQELQEAQNARVEIAQRHPDIYAVPIKTQKQEQNWSQTVSSRPPEPQKPPARPYLDKQGSYGSDAEEEDYRRQLADKSKRGYYGPPARYRDTEL, from the exons gaCTCCAAGCGAGGGTTTGGGATTGCAGTCTCTGGTGGCAGAGATAACCCCCATTTTGAAAATGGTGAAACATCCATAGTTGTTTCagatgtccttgcaggcggcccaGCAGATGGATTGCTTCA AGAGAATGACAGAGTGGTGATGGTTAACGGTACACCCATGGAAAATGTACCCCATTCTTTCGCTGTGCAACAgttaaggaaaagtgggaaagtggCTGTCATT GTAGTGAAGCGGCCATGTAAAGTGCAGCTTCCAGCCGTTCAAAGGAGTCCCTCTCTTGACTACGATTATAGAACCTTTGATGTCATGGATGACCGTGCAGACCTGGATGGTAGAAGTGCAAAGAGTGGCTACAGTGAAAGGAGCTGGCGTAGTGGAAATGGAGGCCGCAGCCAGAGCTGGGGAGATAGCCTTGATCAGGGCTACAGAACTGCTAGGGATAGGGGACGCAGCCACAGCAGGGAGCGTGGCTACAGTCGGGATCGGAGTCGAGGCCGGAGCATGGATAGAGAGAGAAGTATGGACCGTGAATACCAAAGACCCCGAAGCAGAGGCAGGAGCGTTGACCGTGATGATATGTACGACCACGGTTATGGTGGTAGGAGCTTGCCAAGAGATTATAATTGGCAAGTTCGTCCTGACCCTCCATATGAGAAACAAGCAAAAAGCAGGAGCAGAGACAGGCTTAATTCCCGGGGTTCCTCTCCTGAATTGCACCGGCACTACGAGTATGGACCACCACAGGAAGCAAATGGGCCAGTTAATGTTCTCCTCACCAAAAGTAGATCAAACGAAG AATATGGTCTTCGGCTTGGAAGTCAGATTTTCATCAAAGAAATGACCAGTACTGGACTGGCAACAAAAGATGGCAATTTGCACGAAGGGGACATCATTCTCAAA ATCAATGGTACCGTGACAGAAAACATGTCGCTATCTGATGCTAGAAAACTGATTGAAAAATCAAGAGGAAAACTCCAGTTGGTTGTTTTGAGGGACAGAAAACAAACCCTGATCAACATTCCTTCCATGCATGACAGTGACTCAGAAATAGAAG ATATTTCAGAAATAGAGTCAAACCGGTCTTGCTCCCCTCAGGATGACAGACGACTGCATCATTCGGATTTGGATTCCCATTCTTCCAATGAAAGGCTAAAGGAAAAGCCAAG tgcAAAAGAAGAAACATCCAATAGGCTGTCCAGAATGGGAGCCATGCCCACCCCTTTCAGGTCAACTGGTGATATTAGTGCTACTTTAATTCCAGAGGCAAAGAGTGAAGTGAAATATCAAGATGATCTTCCAG TTGTTCAACCAAAAGCAGCTCCAAGAACATTCCTTCAGCCAAGTCCTGAAGACCTAGCAATATATGG CCCTGGTACAAAGATGGTGAAGTTCAAGAAGGGCGACAGTGTGGGTATCCGGCTGGCTGGTGGGAATGACGTAGGGATATTTGTTGCTGGAATTCAAGAAGGCACCTCAGCAGAACAAGAGGGTCTCCAAGAGGGGGATCAGATTCTTAAG GTAAACACTCAAGATTTCAGAGGTATTGTTCGAGAGGATGCTGTTCTATACCTGTTGGAAATTCCTAAAGGTGATATTGTAACAATTCTGGCCCAAAGCAGATATGATG TTTATAGAGACATAATGGCCTGTGGCAGAGGAGATTCTTTCTTCATAAGGACTCACTTTGAATGTGACAAGGAGACACCACAGAGCTTGGCCTTCATCAGAGGAGAAGTCTTCAGAGTTGTTGATACATTATATGATGGAAAACTCGGACACTGGCTGGCTGTGAGAATTGAGAGTGAATTGGAAAAGGGCCTGATTCCAAATAGAAGCAG GGCTGAACAGATGGCCAGCGTTCAGAACGCTCAGAGGGATGGCTCGAGTGACAGGGCAGACTTCTGGCGGATGCGTGGCCAGCGATCTGGAATGAAGAAGAATTTAAAGAAAAGCCGTGAAGATTTGACAGCAATTGCATCTGTGAGCACTAAATTTCCAGCCTATGAGCGTGTTATGCTCCGGGAGG CTGGCTTTAGAAGGCCTGTGGTGATTTTTGGGCCCATAGCAGATATAGCAATGGAGAAGTTATGCAATGAGCTACCTGACCTTTATCAAGCTGCCA AAACAGAACCTAAAGATGCCGGTTCAGAGAAGTCCACTGGTGTGGTGCGTTTAAATACTGTGAGGCAAATTATTGAACAG GACAAACATGCTTTGTTGGATGTAACACCCAAAGCTGTGGATTTGTTAAACTacacacagtggttcccaattgtAGTGTTTTTCAACCCTGACAGCAGGCAGGGTGTGAAAATCATGCGGCAAAGGCTAATTCCCACATCCAACAAGAGTTCACGGAAATTATATGACCAAGCAAATAAATTGAAAAAGACTTGTGCACATCTTTTTACAG CTACAATTGATCTACATTCAGCCAATGATAGCTGGTATGGCAGTCTCAAAGATTCTATCCAGCAACAGCAAAGTGAAGCAGTGTGGGTTTCAGAAGGAAAG CTGGAAGGAATGGATGATGACATTGAGGATCGTATGTCATACTTAACAGCAATGGGTGCTGACTATCTGAGCTGTGACAGCCGACTGATCAGTGACATGGAAGACACTGATGGAGAAGGCGGGGCCTATACAGACAATGAGCTTGACGAGTCATCCTATGAGCCCAGAGTCTCCTCCATTAGTCGGTCCTCTGAACCTGTGCAGCATGAAGAG AGTTTAAGAAGACCCAGCCCTGAACCAAGAACACAGATGAGAAGAGCTGGTAGCAGGGAAGTTTTGAGAGATCCCAGCCCACCTCCAGCATTCAAGCCTGAACCCCCAAAG GGTAAACTGTCGAACAAAGAAGATCCATACGATGTCCCTAAGAATTATGAACCCAGAACAAACAGCCCCAGTGGTCTTAGCACAGAAGCATCTGGAATACCGGCTAAAGCAACTCCTCCACCTATAGCCGTCAAGCCTGCTTTTGGACGTCCCATATTAAAATCCTCTCAGCCAGTCATTCAGTCAACAGAATCGGAAGAGAAAATTGAGGAGAGTGTAGACAATGGGGAGAACACACCGAAATCTGTGTTGGGGAAAGTTAAAATATTTGAGAAGATGGACCATAAGGCAAGACTCCAGAGAATGCAGGAATTGCAAGAAGCACAAAATGCCAGG gtAGAAATAGCTCAAAGACACCCAGACATTTATGCTGTCCCAATCAAAACACAGAAACAGGAGCAGAACTGGTCCCAGACCGTCAG ttCCAGGCCTCCAGAACCACAGAAACCACCCGCTAGACCTTACCTAGATAAACAAGGAAGTTATGGCAGTGATGCAGAAGAGGAAGACTATCGCCGGCAATTAGCTGATAAGTCTAAACGTGGATACTATGGACCACCAGCTAGATACAGGGATACAGAATTGTAG
- the TJP2 gene encoding tight junction protein ZO-2 isoform X1 encodes MLHPEAGGSFFQRCIERGRMKYKKYITILEAAIGITPLNKRELLPVVRHANLWQHPGEPPTIPPSPCEWDWEHSYRSSPRRNTGNRLRILKRVRSHQAPGMEELIWEQYTVTLQKDSKRGFGIAVSGGRDNPHFENGETSIVVSDVLAGGPADGLLQENDRVVMVNGTPMENVPHSFAVQQLRKSGKVAVIVVKRPCKVQLPAVQRSPSLDYDYRTFDVMDDRADLDGRSAKSGYSERSWRSGNGGRSQSWGDSLDQGYRTARDRGRSHSRERGYSRDRSRGRSMDRERSMDREYQRPRSRGRSVDRDDMYDHGYGGRSLPRDYNWQVRPDPPYEKQAKSRSRDRLNSRGSSPELHRHYEYGPPQEANGPVNVLLTKSRSNEEYGLRLGSQIFIKEMTSTGLATKDGNLHEGDIILKINGTVTENMSLSDARKLIEKSRGKLQLVVLRDRKQTLINIPSMHDSDSEIEDISEIESNRSCSPQDDRRLHHSDLDSHSSNERLKEKPSAKEETSNRLSRMGAMPTPFRSTGDISATLIPEAKSEVKYQDDLPVVQPKAAPRTFLQPSPEDLAIYGPGTKMVKFKKGDSVGIRLAGGNDVGIFVAGIQEGTSAEQEGLQEGDQILKVNTQDFRGIVREDAVLYLLEIPKGDIVTILAQSRYDVYRDIMACGRGDSFFIRTHFECDKETPQSLAFIRGEVFRVVDTLYDGKLGHWLAVRIESELEKGLIPNRSRAEQMASVQNAQRDGSSDRADFWRMRGQRSGMKKNLKKSREDLTAIASVSTKFPAYERVMLREAGFRRPVVIFGPIADIAMEKLCNELPDLYQAAKTEPKDAGSEKSTGVVRLNTVRQIIEQDKHALLDVTPKAVDLLNYTQWFPIVVFFNPDSRQGVKIMRQRLIPTSNKSSRKLYDQANKLKKTCAHLFTATIDLHSANDSWYGSLKDSIQQQQSEAVWVSEGKLEGMDDDIEDRMSYLTAMGADYLSCDSRLISDMEDTDGEGGAYTDNELDESSYEPRVSSISRSSEPVQHEESLRRPSPEPRTQMRRAGSREVLRDPSPPPAFKPEPPKGKLSNKEDPYDVPKNYEPRTNSPSGLSTEASGIPAKATPPPIAVKPAFGRPILKSSQPVIQSTESEEKIEESVDNGENTPKSVLGKVKIFEKMDHKARLQRMQELQEAQNARVEIAQRHPDIYAVPIKTQKQEQNWSQTVSSRPPEPQKPPARPYLDKQGSYGSDAEEEDYRRQLADKSKRGYYGPPARYRDTEL; translated from the exons gaCTCCAAGCGAGGGTTTGGGATTGCAGTCTCTGGTGGCAGAGATAACCCCCATTTTGAAAATGGTGAAACATCCATAGTTGTTTCagatgtccttgcaggcggcccaGCAGATGGATTGCTTCA AGAGAATGACAGAGTGGTGATGGTTAACGGTACACCCATGGAAAATGTACCCCATTCTTTCGCTGTGCAACAgttaaggaaaagtgggaaagtggCTGTCATT GTAGTGAAGCGGCCATGTAAAGTGCAGCTTCCAGCCGTTCAAAGGAGTCCCTCTCTTGACTACGATTATAGAACCTTTGATGTCATGGATGACCGTGCAGACCTGGATGGTAGAAGTGCAAAGAGTGGCTACAGTGAAAGGAGCTGGCGTAGTGGAAATGGAGGCCGCAGCCAGAGCTGGGGAGATAGCCTTGATCAGGGCTACAGAACTGCTAGGGATAGGGGACGCAGCCACAGCAGGGAGCGTGGCTACAGTCGGGATCGGAGTCGAGGCCGGAGCATGGATAGAGAGAGAAGTATGGACCGTGAATACCAAAGACCCCGAAGCAGAGGCAGGAGCGTTGACCGTGATGATATGTACGACCACGGTTATGGTGGTAGGAGCTTGCCAAGAGATTATAATTGGCAAGTTCGTCCTGACCCTCCATATGAGAAACAAGCAAAAAGCAGGAGCAGAGACAGGCTTAATTCCCGGGGTTCCTCTCCTGAATTGCACCGGCACTACGAGTATGGACCACCACAGGAAGCAAATGGGCCAGTTAATGTTCTCCTCACCAAAAGTAGATCAAACGAAG AATATGGTCTTCGGCTTGGAAGTCAGATTTTCATCAAAGAAATGACCAGTACTGGACTGGCAACAAAAGATGGCAATTTGCACGAAGGGGACATCATTCTCAAA ATCAATGGTACCGTGACAGAAAACATGTCGCTATCTGATGCTAGAAAACTGATTGAAAAATCAAGAGGAAAACTCCAGTTGGTTGTTTTGAGGGACAGAAAACAAACCCTGATCAACATTCCTTCCATGCATGACAGTGACTCAGAAATAGAAG ATATTTCAGAAATAGAGTCAAACCGGTCTTGCTCCCCTCAGGATGACAGACGACTGCATCATTCGGATTTGGATTCCCATTCTTCCAATGAAAGGCTAAAGGAAAAGCCAAG tgcAAAAGAAGAAACATCCAATAGGCTGTCCAGAATGGGAGCCATGCCCACCCCTTTCAGGTCAACTGGTGATATTAGTGCTACTTTAATTCCAGAGGCAAAGAGTGAAGTGAAATATCAAGATGATCTTCCAG TTGTTCAACCAAAAGCAGCTCCAAGAACATTCCTTCAGCCAAGTCCTGAAGACCTAGCAATATATGG CCCTGGTACAAAGATGGTGAAGTTCAAGAAGGGCGACAGTGTGGGTATCCGGCTGGCTGGTGGGAATGACGTAGGGATATTTGTTGCTGGAATTCAAGAAGGCACCTCAGCAGAACAAGAGGGTCTCCAAGAGGGGGATCAGATTCTTAAG GTAAACACTCAAGATTTCAGAGGTATTGTTCGAGAGGATGCTGTTCTATACCTGTTGGAAATTCCTAAAGGTGATATTGTAACAATTCTGGCCCAAAGCAGATATGATG TTTATAGAGACATAATGGCCTGTGGCAGAGGAGATTCTTTCTTCATAAGGACTCACTTTGAATGTGACAAGGAGACACCACAGAGCTTGGCCTTCATCAGAGGAGAAGTCTTCAGAGTTGTTGATACATTATATGATGGAAAACTCGGACACTGGCTGGCTGTGAGAATTGAGAGTGAATTGGAAAAGGGCCTGATTCCAAATAGAAGCAG GGCTGAACAGATGGCCAGCGTTCAGAACGCTCAGAGGGATGGCTCGAGTGACAGGGCAGACTTCTGGCGGATGCGTGGCCAGCGATCTGGAATGAAGAAGAATTTAAAGAAAAGCCGTGAAGATTTGACAGCAATTGCATCTGTGAGCACTAAATTTCCAGCCTATGAGCGTGTTATGCTCCGGGAGG CTGGCTTTAGAAGGCCTGTGGTGATTTTTGGGCCCATAGCAGATATAGCAATGGAGAAGTTATGCAATGAGCTACCTGACCTTTATCAAGCTGCCA AAACAGAACCTAAAGATGCCGGTTCAGAGAAGTCCACTGGTGTGGTGCGTTTAAATACTGTGAGGCAAATTATTGAACAG GACAAACATGCTTTGTTGGATGTAACACCCAAAGCTGTGGATTTGTTAAACTacacacagtggttcccaattgtAGTGTTTTTCAACCCTGACAGCAGGCAGGGTGTGAAAATCATGCGGCAAAGGCTAATTCCCACATCCAACAAGAGTTCACGGAAATTATATGACCAAGCAAATAAATTGAAAAAGACTTGTGCACATCTTTTTACAG CTACAATTGATCTACATTCAGCCAATGATAGCTGGTATGGCAGTCTCAAAGATTCTATCCAGCAACAGCAAAGTGAAGCAGTGTGGGTTTCAGAAGGAAAG CTGGAAGGAATGGATGATGACATTGAGGATCGTATGTCATACTTAACAGCAATGGGTGCTGACTATCTGAGCTGTGACAGCCGACTGATCAGTGACATGGAAGACACTGATGGAGAAGGCGGGGCCTATACAGACAATGAGCTTGACGAGTCATCCTATGAGCCCAGAGTCTCCTCCATTAGTCGGTCCTCTGAACCTGTGCAGCATGAAGAG AGTTTAAGAAGACCCAGCCCTGAACCAAGAACACAGATGAGAAGAGCTGGTAGCAGGGAAGTTTTGAGAGATCCCAGCCCACCTCCAGCATTCAAGCCTGAACCCCCAAAG GGTAAACTGTCGAACAAAGAAGATCCATACGATGTCCCTAAGAATTATGAACCCAGAACAAACAGCCCCAGTGGTCTTAGCACAGAAGCATCTGGAATACCGGCTAAAGCAACTCCTCCACCTATAGCCGTCAAGCCTGCTTTTGGACGTCCCATATTAAAATCCTCTCAGCCAGTCATTCAGTCAACAGAATCGGAAGAGAAAATTGAGGAGAGTGTAGACAATGGGGAGAACACACCGAAATCTGTGTTGGGGAAAGTTAAAATATTTGAGAAGATGGACCATAAGGCAAGACTCCAGAGAATGCAGGAATTGCAAGAAGCACAAAATGCCAGG gtAGAAATAGCTCAAAGACACCCAGACATTTATGCTGTCCCAATCAAAACACAGAAACAGGAGCAGAACTGGTCCCAGACCGTCAG ttCCAGGCCTCCAGAACCACAGAAACCACCCGCTAGACCTTACCTAGATAAACAAGGAAGTTATGGCAGTGATGCAGAAGAGGAAGACTATCGCCGGCAATTAGCTGATAAGTCTAAACGTGGATACTATGGACCACCAGCTAGATACAGGGATACAGAATTGTAG